The Synechocystis sp. PCC 6714 genome includes the window CGGTATTGATGGTGAAAGCCACCGGTCCCATAACCCGACTAACCTGACAAATTTCCGTGCCCCGGATTTTATAATTTGACCCCATGGCATCTCCTTTCACATCAATGGCGATCGCCCCGGAAGCATCGGTTTCCCCAAAGCTAAACTGATTTTTGCCGTGGGACTTTTCGAAATTCCCCTGTTTGCGGTGGGTGACAATATCACGCATTTGGTTATAAACACTCTCCTTGACAGTGTCATCGCTAAAGCCCGTCACGGTGACGGTGTAATCAGCCTTAACTTCCACTTCCCCTTCATAGTGTTCATCCCCTTGGGTAACGGTGAGCTGAGCCCGGTAACCGGGA containing:
- a CDS encoding DUF3386 domain-containing protein; the protein is MTATVTAQEAFRAAYENRYTWDENFPGYRAQLTVTQGDEHYEGEVEVKADYTVTVTGFSDDTVKESVYNQMRDIVTHRKQGNFEKSHGKNQFSFGETDASGAIAIDVKGDAMGSNYKIRGTEICQVSRVMGPVAFTINTEESLDTGSGYIAVKYNAIFKDPKTNTLKGKRDFIETYEELGGYYLPSRQTVEAIATGGEKTCTDFRFTNLELLP